Proteins encoded together in one Chryseobacterium sp. G0201 window:
- a CDS encoding trigger factor, protein MKVTAQNHDDVSALLTVTLEKSDYKEKVEKQLINYAKNAQVPGFRKGKVPLSMVRKQYEAGIAFEEINKQVSDALNSYVNDNKLRLVGQPVPQPVNDFNHNAEKLEVAFEVGYEPEFTIDLAKYEAPHYKVEASEKEINKSIENMQKRFAEQVPQDKITKDSYIALEISQVVEEGAEGEHHHQPKNVTITAENKEAFKLVKALKMDGSVKVSKETLAGDEELAKELGFSKEEVEHLHHNEIEVKVKDFYSLNLAELNQELFDKVYGADTIKSEDELKEKVKSELDEYFQQNADVHFVNKVLEQITEKEEVKLPEAFLVKWLVFSNQNIQSEEQAKQILESEKKQLSYQIIEGKLMSDNEIQLDYADVLAQAEQLVRNQLAIYGIHHLGDEEIQKYAVEMLKDQEQVRQISSEVAMTKLKDVILEKASKKETAISHDEFLEELKK, encoded by the coding sequence ATGAAGGTTACCGCACAAAACCATGATGACGTAAGTGCATTACTTACTGTAACATTGGAAAAATCTGACTACAAAGAAAAAGTAGAGAAGCAGTTGATTAATTATGCTAAAAATGCGCAAGTTCCTGGATTCAGAAAAGGAAAAGTGCCTTTAAGTATGGTTAGAAAACAATATGAAGCAGGTATTGCATTCGAGGAGATCAACAAGCAAGTTTCTGATGCTTTAAATAGCTATGTAAACGACAACAAGTTAAGATTAGTTGGCCAGCCTGTTCCTCAGCCTGTAAATGATTTCAATCATAATGCAGAAAAATTGGAAGTTGCTTTTGAAGTAGGGTACGAGCCTGAATTCACAATAGATCTAGCTAAATACGAAGCGCCTCACTACAAAGTAGAAGCTTCTGAAAAAGAAATCAACAAGAGCATTGAAAACATGCAGAAGCGTTTCGCTGAGCAGGTTCCTCAAGATAAAATCACTAAAGATTCTTACATCGCTTTAGAAATTTCTCAAGTTGTGGAAGAAGGTGCTGAAGGTGAGCACCACCACCAACCAAAGAATGTTACCATTACCGCTGAAAACAAAGAAGCTTTCAAATTGGTAAAAGCTTTGAAAATGGACGGATCTGTAAAGGTTTCTAAAGAAACTCTTGCTGGTGACGAAGAATTAGCTAAAGAATTAGGATTCAGCAAAGAAGAAGTTGAGCACTTACACCACAACGAAATTGAGGTTAAAGTAAAAGATTTCTATTCTTTAAATCTTGCTGAACTTAACCAAGAACTTTTCGATAAAGTTTACGGAGCAGATACAATCAAGTCTGAAGACGAGCTTAAAGAAAAAGTGAAGTCTGAGTTAGACGAATATTTCCAACAAAATGCTGATGTACACTTTGTAAACAAAGTATTAGAGCAAATTACAGAGAAAGAAGAGGTGAAACTTCCTGAAGCTTTCTTAGTTAAATGGTTAGTATTCTCAAATCAGAATATTCAGTCTGAAGAACAGGCTAAACAAATTCTTGAATCTGAGAAAAAACAATTAAGCTACCAGATCATCGAAGGTAAATTGATGTCTGATAACGAAATTCAATTGGATTATGCTGATGTTTTAGCGCAAGCTGAGCAATTAGTAAGAAACCAATTGGCGATCTACGGAATTCACCACTTAGGAGATGAGGAGATCCAAAAATATGCTGTTGAAATGTTGAAAGACCAAGAGCAGGTAAGACAAATCTCTTCTGAAGTTGCAATGACTAAATTGAAAGATGTAATTCTTGAAAAAGCATCTAAAAAAGAAACTGCAATTTCTCACGACGAGTTTTTGGAAGAACTTAAGAAGTAA